The following proteins are encoded in a genomic region of Ailuropoda melanoleuca isolate Jingjing chromosome 10, ASM200744v2, whole genome shotgun sequence:
- the TBPL1 gene encoding TATA box-binding protein-like protein 1, giving the protein MDADSDVALDILITNVVCVFRTRCHLNLRKIALEGANVIYKRDVGKVLMKLRKPRITATIWSSGKIICTGATSEEEAKFGARRLARSLQKLGFQVIFTDFKVVNVLAVCNMPFEIRLPEFTKNNRPHASYEPELHPAVCYRIKSLRATLQIFSTGSITVTGPNVKAVATAVEQIYPFVFESRKEIL; this is encoded by the exons ATGGATGCAGACAGTGATGTTGCATTGGACATTCTAATTACAAATGTAGTCTGTGTTTTTAGAACAAGATGCCATTTGAACTTAAGGAAGATTGCTTTGGAGGGAGCAAATGTAATTTATAAGCGTGATGTTGGA aAAGTATTAATGAAGCTTAGAAAACCTAGAATTACAGCTACAATTTGGTCCTCAGGAAAAATTATTTGCACTGGAGCAACAAG TGAAGAAGAAGCTAAATTTGGTGCCAGACGTTTAGCGCGCAGTCTGCAGAAACTAGGTTTTCAg GTAATATTTACAGATTTTAAGGTCGTTAACGTTTTGGCGGTGTGTAACATGCCATTTGAAATCCGTTTGCCAGAATTCACAAAGAACAATAGACCTCATGCCAG TTACGAACCTGAACTTCATCCTGCTGTGTGCTATCGGATAAAATCTCTAAGAGCTACATTACAGATTTTTTCAACAGGAAGTATCACAGTAACAG GGCCCAACGTAAAGGCCGTTGCGACTGCTGTGGAACAGATTTACCCATTTGTGtttgaaagcaggaaagaaattttataa